A single window of Actinomycetes bacterium DNA harbors:
- a CDS encoding thioredoxin domain-containing protein has protein sequence MVVTYAPDGPEPDDVLVEHVSGDPFAPVTVLEFGDYECPYCAGAAPVLRELVARSEGQVRLVFRNFPLFEVHPHALTAALAAESTTASGRFWDMHYLLFAKQAHLLDADLRRYAEQVGADPELATGAPAQRFAEKVRADYAAGREAGVAGTPTLFIEGEPYVGRVELQALQRATGTSERHGLDPGERG, from the coding sequence GTGGTGGTCACGTACGCCCCTGACGGCCCGGAGCCCGACGACGTCCTCGTCGAGCACGTCAGCGGCGATCCCTTCGCGCCGGTCACGGTCCTCGAGTTCGGCGACTACGAATGCCCGTACTGCGCGGGTGCCGCGCCGGTCCTTCGTGAGCTCGTGGCGCGCTCCGAGGGGCAGGTGCGTCTGGTCTTCCGAAACTTCCCGCTGTTCGAGGTGCACCCGCACGCTTTGACGGCGGCGCTGGCGGCCGAGTCCACGACGGCCAGCGGCCGCTTCTGGGACATGCACTACCTGCTGTTCGCCAAGCAGGCGCACCTCCTGGACGCCGACCTGCGCCGATACGCCGAGCAGGTCGGTGCCGACCCCGAGCTCGCGACGGGCGCACCCGCCCAGCGCTTCGCGGAGAAGGTACGAGCCGACTACGCGGCTGGCCGCGAGGCGGGTGTCGCGGGAACCCCGACCCTGTTCATCGAGGGCGAGCCCTACGTCGGCCGCGTCGAGCTCCAAGCGCTGCAGCGCGCCACGGGGACCTCAGAGCGCCACGGGCTGGACCCAGGGGAGCGGGGGTAG
- a CDS encoding pirin family protein, with protein MSNAVADVYAGCGDDEEPSGAETTVFAGAVAAISPRSEVLRLLPSRGRRMVGAWCFADVFGPRPVSGGAAMHVPPHPHTGLQTVSWLAAGAVTHRDSLGNLAEVTPGRVAVMTAGHGIAHSEDVVPASAVLHGAQLWVALSEAERHRPPSFTLHERAPYVDAGGVLAQVFVGAVGDVRAPAQGLTPLLGAELTWSSPGPGRLALETSFEHVLVPLAGQARVDGSAVRVGSAMYLGRARTELEVELDEDARVLLLGGEPFEEEIVMWWNFVAGSHEEIADARQRWNAGGDPRFGEVDYPTAERMAAPALPNVRLRPRGRVR; from the coding sequence GTGAGCAACGCGGTCGCCGACGTCTACGCGGGCTGCGGGGACGACGAGGAGCCCAGCGGTGCCGAGACGACCGTGTTCGCGGGTGCGGTCGCGGCGATCAGCCCCCGCAGCGAGGTCCTGCGCCTGCTGCCCAGCCGCGGTCGCCGGATGGTCGGCGCGTGGTGCTTCGCCGACGTCTTCGGGCCGCGACCCGTGTCCGGCGGCGCCGCGATGCACGTACCGCCGCATCCGCACACCGGGCTGCAGACCGTGAGCTGGCTGGCGGCCGGGGCGGTCACCCACCGGGACTCCCTGGGCAACCTGGCCGAGGTCACTCCCGGTCGGGTCGCGGTGATGACGGCCGGTCACGGGATCGCCCACTCGGAGGACGTCGTGCCGGCGAGCGCCGTCCTCCACGGCGCCCAGCTGTGGGTGGCGCTCAGCGAGGCCGAGCGGCACCGCCCGCCCTCCTTCACGCTGCACGAGCGGGCACCGTACGTCGACGCCGGAGGCGTGCTCGCCCAGGTGTTCGTCGGGGCCGTCGGCGACGTACGGGCTCCCGCGCAAGGACTCACGCCACTGCTCGGCGCCGAGCTCACGTGGAGCAGCCCCGGGCCGGGCCGGCTCGCTCTGGAGACCTCCTTCGAGCACGTGCTGGTCCCGCTCGCGGGACAGGCTCGGGTCGACGGCAGCGCGGTCCGGGTCGGCAGCGCGATGTACCTCGGCCGGGCCCGCACCGAGCTCGAGGTCGAGCTCGACGAGGACGCTCGGGTGCTGCTGCTCGGAGGCGAGCCCTTCGAGGAGGAGATCGTCATGTGGTGGAACTTCGTGGCCGGAAGCCACGAGGAGATCGCGGACGCGAGGCAGCGGTGGAACGCCGGCGGCGACCCGCGCTTCGGCGAGGTGGACTACCCGACGGCTGAGCGCATGGCGGCGCCGGCGCTGCCCAACGTACGTCTTCGCCCTCGCGGCCGGGTCCGCTGA